One stretch of Pomacea canaliculata isolate SZHN2017 linkage group LG1, ASM307304v1, whole genome shotgun sequence DNA includes these proteins:
- the LOC112567412 gene encoding uncharacterized protein LOC112567412 isoform X2, with product MATFQLRLLMWLIVLCTMVVLANGGVRGGSYKTSYNFGSSSSGDSSSSLTPAEGIGLGCGIIGAIIIIFVSCFFVYWCNKKIPSKIVKGVIISYDCEDTVTGLPPTDNDAVSDPPENSTVTTPQPDPPSEPTEQDNPYQNC from the exons ATGGCGACCTTCCAGCTGAGACTGCTGATGTGGCTGATAGTTCTGTGCACCATGG TCGTTCTAGCCAATGGAGGAGTGAGAGGAGGTTCCTACAAAACGTCATATAATTTTGGCTCATCAAGCAG TGGCGACTCCAGCAGCTCGCTCACGCCAGCAGAGGGCATTGGCCTCGGGTGTGGCATCATTGGGGCAATCATCATAATCTTCGTTAGTTGCTTTTTCGTGTACTGGTGCAACAAGAAAATTCCGTCTAAGATAGTGAAGG GTGTAATTATCTCGTATGACTGCGAAGATACGGTCACTGGGCTCCCCCCGACTGACAACGATGCCGTCTCCGACCCTCCAGAGAACAGCACAGTCACTACCCCTCAGCCGGACCCGCCCTCTGAGCCGACAGAACAGGACAACCCTTATCAAAACTGCTAA
- the LOC112566322 gene encoding uncharacterized protein LOC112566322 → MARPLLALQIGVPIFSFLVLTTEVFKTAGVHGRSSSSGNSVNVSLSAGAIVGIVFGVVGGIILMLVLLLILKRLCRRWARTSAARANSSGQMVSYSSSSNNGLIKPTPSVAQVPVQSSWPSHPDTRGDYYGQTFSEPTESSLSYSSPFGNGPITSDAKAGWQ, encoded by the exons ATGGCGAGGCCTCTGTTGGCCCTACAGATCGGTGTACCGATCTTCTCATTTCTCG TACTCACCACAGAAGTTTTCAAGACAGCAGGTGTGCATGGACGGTCGTCCAGCTCTGGAAA ctCAGTCAACGTGTCCCTGAGTGCAGGTGCAATCGTGGGTATTGTTTTTGGGGTCGTTGGGGGCATCATCTTAATGTTGGTGCTGCTGTTGATCCTCAAACGTCTCTGCCGCAGGTGGGCCAGAACCTCTGCTGCACGTGCAAACTCAA gTGGTCAGATGGTAAGCTACTCCAGCTCAAGTAACAATGGACTAATAAAACCTACCCCGAGTGTGGCGCAAGTCCCAGTTCAGAGTTCGTGGCCGTCACATCCAGACACGAGGGGAGACTACTACGGACAGACATTCAGTGAACCAACAGAGAGTAGTCTTTCCTACTCTTCACCTTTCGGCAATGGGCCCATCACATCGGATGCAAAGGCAGGTTGGCAATGA
- the LOC112566468 gene encoding uncharacterized protein LOC112566468, with protein MRLCHLRITPLIFLIIGFAVLTEGRAKVRFRSGGVSYGGAASSVSGSGGASVGMILGIFFGSLGGIILFIVFCVFLAKCCAKQSMRRASPKAATRSGQLSKNKAFDFSSSQQQFDTVAIPFPDMATPFPHCPPLPSDNLPAYDSVWTGHTALPYPASPPACEMSTPSAPPQSQTESTPDS; from the exons ATGAGGTTGTGTCACCTGAGGATCACTCCTTTAATTTTCCTCATAATCGGCTTCG CCGTGCTTACCGAGGGGCGAGCAAAAGTAAGATTCCGCAGCGGAGGAGTTTCATATGGAGGCGCCGCGAGCTCAGT TTCGGGGTCAGGTGGTGCCAGTGTTGGGATGATTCTTGGAATATTTTTCGGGTCTCTCGGCGGCATCATCTTGTTTATAGTTTTCTGCGTCTTCCTCGCGAAATGCTGTGCAAAGCAAAGTATGAGGAGGGCGTCACCCAAAGCAGCCACGCGGTCAG GTCAGCTTTCCAAAAACAAAGCTTTCGACTTCTCTTCCTCTCAGCAACAATTTGACACCGTTGCGATTCCCTTCCCAGACATGGCCACACCATTCCCCCACTGTCCACCTTTACCGTCCGACAACTTACCTGCCTACGACTCCGTGTGGACTGGCCACACTGCCCTACCTTACCCAGCATCCCCTCCTGCCTGCGAGATGTCCACGCCTTCAGCTCCTCCGCAGTCACAGACCGAGTCCACGCCGGACTCTTGA
- the LOC112567412 gene encoding uncharacterized protein LOC112567412 isoform X1 produces MATFQLRLLMRLMVLCSMVVLANGGVRGGSYKTSYNFGSSSSGDSSSSLTPAEGIGLGCGIIGAIIIIFVSCFFVYWCNKKIPSKIVKGVIISYDCEDTVTGLPPTDNDAVSDPPENSTVTTPQPDPPSEPTEQDNPYQNC; encoded by the exons ATGGCGACCTTCCAGCTGAGACTGCTGATGAGGCTGATGGTTCTGTGCAGCATGG TCGTTCTAGCCAATGGAGGAGTGAGAGGAGGTTCCTACAAAACGTCATATAATTTTGGCTCATCAAGCAG TGGCGACTCCAGCAGCTCGCTCACGCCAGCAGAGGGCATTGGCCTCGGGTGTGGCATCATTGGGGCAATCATCATAATCTTCGTTAGTTGCTTTTTCGTGTACTGGTGCAACAAGAAAATTCCGTCTAAGATAGTGAAGG GTGTAATTATCTCGTATGACTGCGAAGATACGGTCACTGGGCTCCCCCCGACTGACAACGATGCCGTCTCCGACCCTCCAGAGAACAGCACAGTCACTACCCCTCAGCCGGACCCGCCCTCTGAGCCGACAGAACAGGACAACCCTTATCAAAACTGCTAA